Proteins encoded in a region of the Solanum dulcamara chromosome 9, daSolDulc1.2, whole genome shotgun sequence genome:
- the LOC129902954 gene encoding uncharacterized protein LOC129902954 isoform X1 translates to MSMPLDQAKERAIQLESEITSLERFIRVKISNDVADSVFSLAMTQRLILASGVEGMEGFRQRWSLHGRVTDTKRRLEALKGGMENRKKDETAESISTNKK, encoded by the exons ATGTCAATGCCTCTAGATCAAGCAAAAGAAAGAGCCATTCAACTAGAATCAGAAATCACATCACTGGAGAGGTTTATTAGAGTCAAAATTAGTAATGATGTTGCTGATTCTGTCTTTTCCTTGGCAATGACTCA GCGCTTGATTTTGGCAAGTGGAGTTGAAGGTATGGAAGGTTTTCGGCAACGATGGAGTCTACATGGTCGCGTAACTGATACCAA GAGAAGGCTGGAGGCACTGAAGGGGGGAATGGAGAACAGAAAGAAGGATGAGACAGCAGAAAGTATCTCTACCAATAAAAAATAG
- the LOC129902954 gene encoding uncharacterized protein LOC129902954 isoform X2, with translation MSMPLDQAKERAIQLESEITSLERRLILASGVEGMEGFRQRWSLHGRVTDTKRRLEALKGGMENRKKDETAESISTNKK, from the exons ATGTCAATGCCTCTAGATCAAGCAAAAGAAAGAGCCATTCAACTAGAATCAGAAATCACATCACTGGAGAG GCGCTTGATTTTGGCAAGTGGAGTTGAAGGTATGGAAGGTTTTCGGCAACGATGGAGTCTACATGGTCGCGTAACTGATACCAA GAGAAGGCTGGAGGCACTGAAGGGGGGAATGGAGAACAGAAAGAAGGATGAGACAGCAGAAAGTATCTCTACCAATAAAAAATAG
- the LOC129902953 gene encoding uncharacterized protein LOC129902953: MEKRNLCISIMASSNIAVLLTIGVITVLVIRIICVINRSNKPLHSKSPRSLSTLIVLGSGGHTAEMLSLLYVLQIEKFKPRYYIAAATDNMSFQKAHVFEDSLLDKETLEEVGGAKFMQIYRSREVGQSYITSVGTTLVALVHALWLMIKIRPQMILCNGPGTCIPLCVIAFLFKVLGIRWSSIFYVESIARVRKLSFSGLLLYKLHMADQLFVQWPQLKEKYPQAHYVGRLM; the protein is encoded by the exons ATGGAGAAGAGGAACTTATGCATCTCCATCATGGCATCATCAAATATTGCAGTTCTATTAACTATTGGTGTCATCACTGTACTTGTGATACGAATTATTTGTGTTATTAATAGGAGCAACAAACCGCTTCATTCCAAATCACCACGATCCCTCAGTACTCTTATTGTTCTGGGTTCAG GTGGTCACACAGCAGAAATGTTAAGCTTATTATATGTCCTTCAAATAGAGAAGTTTAAGCCAAGGTATTATATTGCTGCTGCTACTGATAATATGAGTTTCCAAAAAGCACATGTATTTGAGGATTCCTTGCTCGATAAG GAAACGCTCGAGGAAGTAGGGGGAGCTAAATTCATGCAGATATATCGAAGTCGAGAGGTTGGTCAATCGTATATAACCTCTGTCGGAACCACATTGGTTGCACTTGTACATGCGTTGTGGTTAATGATCAAGATCAGACCCCAAATG ATTCTGTGCAATGGTCCAGGAACGTGTATTCCACTGTGCGTAATTGCCTTCCTTTTTAAG GTTTTGGGAATTAGGTGGTCATCGATTTTCTATGTCGAGAGCATTGCAAGAGTCAGGAAGCTGTCTTTTAGTGGTTTGCTTCTTTACAAGCTACACATGGCAGATCAGTTATTTGTGCAATGGCCACAGCTAAAAGAGAAGTATCCCCAAGCTCATTACGTTGGTCGTCTTATGTAA